Proteins co-encoded in one Anabas testudineus chromosome 8, fAnaTes1.2, whole genome shotgun sequence genomic window:
- the coil gene encoding LOW QUALITY PROTEIN: coilin (The sequence of the model RefSeq protein was modified relative to this genomic sequence to represent the inferred CDS: deleted 1 base in 1 codon): MAAFCNNGNSGTIRVRLLFDYPPPAVVDSRMCWLLVDLNACRVVADLESVIREKFEFSRGTILSLFVEDCYLPHTESIYVVRDNDSVRVKVQCLTQVNGHISSPDASRKNCRKRQRPTDKDDAGEDGVRVEYKKKKRGKREILEQGAEQASADERESQGKHSEEEEKKKKKKKKRKKKTEGNADMPKPAAPTKKIQTSVEHHVKSTKKPTATQATTQTVSSSDSSSTLKNKPLTSPSVKGRTKHSPKSLEVPSVLQSTNRSQKQAASTVMPREEKVMEPCNLDREDEIEPVNQPQKEQPGSEVSTQWSGRSSCRGNIRHDGPGERERGRGTGVNRGHSGSFKFSNSEAKEPSYQTDSLTNTSVVFQNGAESTPKQDYSSMPLLAAPPQVGQKIAFKLLELTENYTPEVSEYKEGKILSFDPTTKQIELELFHVSQAPAEPGKFDLVYQNPDGSERVEYAVSRGAWVTERWDSLLEPRLII; the protein is encoded by the exons ATGGCTGCCTTCTGTAACAATGGCAACAGCGGCACCATCCGCGTGCGCTTGCTCTTCGACTACCCGCCGCCCGCTGTCGTTGACAGCCGCATGTGCTGGCTGCTCGTGGACCTGAACGCGTGTCGCGTGGTGGCGGACCTGGAGAGCGTCATCAGAGAGAAGTTCGAGTTCAGCCGCGGCACCATCCTGAGCCTGTTCGTAGAGGACTGCTACCTGCCGCACACCGAGAGCATCTATGTGGTGAGGGACAACGACAGTGTCAG GGTGAAGGTACAGTGTCTGACGCAGGTGAACGGGCACATCAGCAGTCCAGATGCATCAAGGAAAAACTGCAGAAAGCGACAGAGACCCACAGACAAGGATGATGCAGGAGAAGATGGAGTGAGAGTggaatacaagaaaaaaaagagagggaaaagagagatcCTGGAGCAGGGTGCTGAGCAGGCTTCAGCTGATGAGAGGGAGTCTCAAGGAAAGCactcggaggaggaggagaaaaagaagaagaagaaaaagaagaggaagaagaagacagagggaaaTGCTGACATGCCCAAACCAGCTGCACCTACCAAAAAAATCCAAACTAGTGTAGAACATCATGTTAAAAGCACTAAGAAACCCACAGCAACACAAGCAACAACACAGACTGTGTCTTCCTCAGATTCTAGTAGCAcgttaaaaaacaaacctttaactTCCCCGTCTGTCAAAGGTAGAACAAAACACAGCCCTAAATCTTTGGAGGTTCCTTCAGTCCTGCAGTCAACAAACCGCTCACAGAAACAGGCTGCCAGCACAGTCATGCCTCGTGAAGAAAAAGTCATGGAGCCTTGTAATTTAGACAGGGAAGATGAGATTGAACCGGTCAACCAACCCCAAAAAGAGCAGCCAGGATCTGAAGTGAGTACTCAGTGGTCTGGGAGAAGCTCCTGCAGGGGGAATATTAGGCATGAC GGTCctggagagagggaaaggggaAGAGGTACAGGAGTCAACAGAGGACACAGTGGCAGCTTCAAGTTCAGCAATAGTGAAGCCAAGGAACCGTCCTACCAGACTGATTCACTGACCAACACATCAGTGGTCTTCCAG AATGGAGCAGAAAGTACCCCCAAACAAGACTACAGCTCTATGCCTCTGCTAGCTGCCCCTCCACAAGTGGGTCAGAAGATTGCATTCAAG CTGCTGGAGCTAACTGAGAACTATACGCCAGAAGTATCAGAATATAAG gaGGGAAAGATTCTGAGCTTTGACCCAACTACCAAACAGATTGAGCTGGAATTATTTCATGTCTCTCAAG cTCCTGCAGAGCCTGGGAAGTTTGACCTGGTCTATCAGAACCCAGATGGCTCAGAGAGAGTGGAGTATGCTGTGTCCAGAGGTGCCTGG GTGACTGAACGGTGGGACTCCCTACTGGAACCAAGACTAATCATctaa
- the scpep1 gene encoding retinoid-inducible serine carboxypeptidase: MATRGAVSSLLLLFITIVCKGLSSPLQGKEAWNYVEVRDGAHMFWWLYYADSQSAGYQDLPLVMWLQGGPGGSGTGFGNFEEIGPLNRDLKPRKTHWVQAASVLFVDNPVGTGFSYTDRPDVYATDVATVASDMLVLLKHFFTERAEFQSIPFHIFSESYGGKMAAAISLELTKAIAQGTVKCNFAGVALGDSWISPLDSVMTWGPYLYTTSLLDDNGLVGVNAAAEAVMHAIHQEQFQKATELWSVTESVVEQNTNGVNFYNILTQEEDEKVLSSAGENYIALQTRRHIGRLHGQSLSELMNGPIRKKLGIIPQNVTWGGQAEEVFSYMAGDFMKPVVDIVDQLLTAGVNVTVYNGQLDLIVDTMGQERWVKRLKWEGLPGFNKLIWTPLYDPSSPGITGAFYKMYKNFAFYWILKAGHMIPSDQGPMALQMMKMITQQV, translated from the exons ATGGCCACGAGAGGAGCAGTCTCcagtctgctgcttttatttatcaCCATTGTCTGTAAAG GTCTCTCCAGTCCCCTGCAAGGCAAAGAAGCCTGGAACTATGTGGAAGTGAGAGATGGGGCCCACATGTTCTGGTGGCTGTATTATGCTGACAGCCAGTCTGCAGGATACCAGGACCTGCCTCTGGTCATGTGGCTGCAG GGTGGACCAGGAGGATCAGGAACTGGCTTTGGGAACTTTGAGGAGATTGGACCTCTGAACAGAGACTTGAAACCCAGAAAGACACACTGG GTTCAGGCTGccagtgtgttgtttgtggaCAACCCTGTTGGAACTGGCTTTAGCTACACCGACAGGCCAGATGTCTACGCTACCGATGTGGCCACGGTGGCCTCAGACATGCTGGTGCTGCTCAAACACTTCTTTACAGAAAGGGCTGAGTTCCAG AGCATCCCCTTTCACATCTTCTCTGAGTCATATGGAGGGAAGATGGCAGCTGCTATCTCCTTGGAACTCACCAAG GCCATAGCTCAGGGGACAGTGAAGTGTAACTTTGCTGGGGTGGCACTTGGAGACTCATGGATTTCCCCACTGG ACTCTGTCATGACATGGGGACCGTACCTCTACACTACA TCCCTGCTGGATGACAACGGACTGGTGGGCGTCAACGCTGCAGCAGAGGCCGTGATGCATGCCATTCATCAAGAGCAGTTTCAGAAAGCCACTGAGCTGTGGTCTGTGACTGAGAGTGTAGTGGAGCAG AACACCAATGGAGTGAACTTCTACAACATCCTCACCCAGGAAGAAGATGAGAAGGTGCTCTCTTCAGCAGGAGAGAACTACATTG CTCTGCAGACACGTCGCCACATTGGTCGCCTCCATGGCCAATCCCTGAGTGAGCTGATGAATGGACCAATCAGGAAGAAACTGGGCATCATCCCTCAGAATGTGACCTGGGGAG GCCAGGCTGAGGAGGTGTTCAGCTACATGGCAGGAGACTTCATGAAGCCAGTTGTGGACATAGTGGACCAGCTGCTGACCGCTGGAGTCAATGTCACTGTCTACAATGGACAGTTGGACCTCATAGTGGACACCATGG GTCAGGAACGGTGGGTCAAGCGGCTGAAGTGGGAGGGGCTACCTGGATTTAATAAACTGATATGGACCCCACTATATGACCCCAGCTCTCCAGGCATTACTGGGGCTTTCTATAAGATGTATAAGAACTTTGCTTTCTATTGGATCCTCAAAGCTGGTCACATG ATTCCCTCAGACCAGGGGCCTATGGCCTtgcagatgatgaagatgatcaCTCAGCAGGTCTGA